One Bacillus sp. 1780r2a1 DNA segment encodes these proteins:
- a CDS encoding Nramp family divalent metal transporter — protein sequence MTVELHTNEAPTRLRSRLSKVGPGLITAATGVGAGDLVAALVAGATLGMTFAWAIVVGAILKYYLNEGVGRWQLSTGQTILEGWNSMGKWATSYFGVYSVLWGFVFGAAVSSSCALAMHALFPQLPLWAWAIIHALIGFILVWNGRYALVEKLMTIFVGIMFVTVVGTAILLSPNLTALALGMVPKVPEGSLMNALALIGGVGGSITMASYGYWIREKGWNHRSWISIMRLDSAVAYIVTAIFTLSLLVVGAEFLFGTGITLSGEQGLVQLSSMLGERFNEPMRWLFLIGFWAASFTSLLGVWNGVPYLFADFVRIMKKEPKNPGVVVEKTKPYRAYLIWLTFPSMLLLFIGKPVGLIMAYGALGALFMPFLALSLLWLLNSNRVEKQYRNPLWNNVMLAVCILLFIVLMINELRNIF from the coding sequence ATGACTGTAGAATTACATACGAATGAAGCGCCTACTCGTCTGAGGAGTAGACTTTCAAAAGTTGGACCTGGATTAATCACGGCTGCAACGGGTGTTGGAGCTGGGGATTTAGTTGCTGCATTAGTAGCAGGGGCGACGCTTGGCATGACGTTCGCATGGGCTATTGTCGTAGGAGCCATTTTAAAGTATTACTTAAATGAAGGTGTAGGAAGATGGCAACTGTCAACTGGACAAACTATTTTAGAAGGCTGGAATTCAATGGGGAAATGGGCTACCAGCTATTTCGGAGTATATTCAGTTCTTTGGGGATTTGTATTTGGAGCCGCTGTTTCATCGTCGTGTGCTTTAGCCATGCATGCTTTATTTCCTCAGCTCCCGCTTTGGGCATGGGCGATTATTCATGCACTTATTGGTTTTATACTAGTTTGGAACGGGAGATATGCATTAGTTGAAAAGCTGATGACTATTTTTGTTGGCATCATGTTTGTTACGGTTGTAGGAACTGCCATATTGCTTTCTCCAAATCTAACAGCACTTGCTTTAGGCATGGTGCCAAAAGTACCTGAAGGCTCTTTGATGAACGCTTTGGCTTTAATTGGAGGAGTAGGTGGCTCTATTACAATGGCTTCGTATGGGTATTGGATTCGTGAGAAAGGTTGGAACCATCGTTCTTGGATTTCAATTATGCGTCTTGATTCAGCAGTTGCATATATTGTAACCGCTATCTTTACGCTATCTCTTCTTGTCGTAGGAGCGGAGTTTTTATTTGGGACAGGCATAACATTAAGTGGTGAGCAAGGTCTTGTCCAGTTATCGAGCATGCTAGGTGAGCGTTTTAATGAACCAATGCGCTGGTTATTTTTAATCGGTTTTTGGGCAGCGTCCTTTACGTCATTGTTAGGCGTATGGAACGGTGTGCCATACCTATTTGCTGACTTTGTTCGTATTATGAAAAAAGAGCCAAAAAATCCAGGGGTGGTCGTGGAGAAAACAAAACCATATCGTGCGTATTTAATCTGGTTAACATTCCCTTCCATGCTTTTATTGTTTATTGGAAAGCCTGTTGGCCTTATTATGGCTTACGGTGCGTTAGGGGCATTATTTATGCCGTTTCTAGCTTTATCATTACTTTGGCTTTTAAATTCAAACCGAGTAGAAAAACAATATCGTAATCCATTATGGAATAACGTTATGCTGGCTGTTTGTATTTTATTATTTATTGTACTAATGATAAACGAACTGCGTAATATATTTTAA
- a CDS encoding LysR family transcriptional regulator produces MELRQLRYFMEVARREHVSEAAEHLHVAQSAISRQIANLEDELGVELFQREGRNVKLTSIGKLFLEHTETAMKAIDYAKEQVDEYLDPERGTIKIGFPTSLSSHLLPTIISAFKESHPNVAFHLRQGSYKFLIESVKKRDINIAFLGPVPVDDEDIEGHILFTEKILALVPSSHPLATQENLRLRDLRNEDFVLFPNGFVLRKIAVDACKQAGFMPNISSEGEDLDAIKGLVSAGMGITLLPESTVSETTPRFTTKIPIHTPEVKRTVGMIIPRNRNLAPSDQIFYEFVKSFFAMLEQYK; encoded by the coding sequence ATGGAACTTAGACAATTACGCTATTTTATGGAAGTTGCCAGACGTGAGCACGTATCTGAAGCGGCTGAACATTTGCACGTTGCACAGTCTGCTATCAGCCGACAAATTGCCAATTTAGAAGATGAACTGGGCGTGGAGTTATTTCAAAGAGAAGGAAGAAATGTAAAGTTAACGTCGATTGGAAAATTATTTCTAGAACATACGGAAACGGCTATGAAAGCAATTGATTATGCAAAAGAGCAAGTGGATGAATATTTAGATCCTGAGCGAGGAACGATTAAAATCGGATTCCCTACCAGTTTATCAAGTCATCTTTTACCTACGATTATATCTGCGTTTAAAGAGAGTCATCCAAACGTTGCTTTTCACTTAAGACAAGGTTCTTATAAGTTTCTTATTGAATCCGTTAAGAAGCGAGATATTAATATTGCTTTTTTAGGCCCTGTACCTGTAGACGATGAAGATATTGAAGGGCATATTTTATTTACGGAAAAGATACTGGCACTTGTTCCTTCAAGTCATCCCTTAGCAACACAGGAAAATTTACGCCTTCGTGATCTACGTAACGAAGATTTCGTTTTATTCCCAAATGGATTTGTGCTTCGTAAGATTGCCGTGGATGCTTGTAAGCAAGCTGGATTTATGCCGAATATCTCATCTGAAGGTGAAGATTTAGATGCAATTAAAGGTCTAGTCTCAGCAGGTATGGGAATTACACTTTTACCTGAAAGTACGGTCTCTGAAACAACGCCAAGATTCACAACAAAGATTCCTATCCATACTCCTGAAGTGAAACGAACAGTTGGAATGATTATCCCAAGAAACCGAAATTTAGCACCCTCTGATCAAATCTTTTATGAGTTTGTTAAATCCTTTTTTGCTATGTTAGAACAGTATAAATGA